The Suricata suricatta isolate VVHF042 chromosome 4, meerkat_22Aug2017_6uvM2_HiC, whole genome shotgun sequence genome includes a region encoding these proteins:
- the ATP6V1E2 gene encoding V-type proton ATPase subunit E 2: MALSDVDVQKQIKHMMAFIEQEANEKAEEIDAKSEEEFNIEKGRLVQTQRLKIMEYYQKKEKQIEQQKKIQMSTMRNQARLKVLRARDDLISELLNDARLRLRRIVADPETYQRLLDKLVLQGLLRLLEPVVIVRCRPQDLLLVEAAVQKAIPEYMMVSQKCVEVQVDQEVHLATNAAGGVEIYSGNQRIKVSNTLESRLDLLAQQKMPEIRKALFGANANRKFFV, encoded by the coding sequence ATGGCTTTGAGTGATGTTGATGTGCAGAAGCAGATTAAGCACATGATGGCTTTCATTGAGCAGGAAGCCAACgagaaggcagaagaaatagATGCCAAGTCTGAGGAAGAGTTCAACATTGAGAAAGGACGTCTTGTGCAAACCCAACGACTGAAGATTATGGAGTATTATCAGAAAAAGGAGAAGCAGATAGAGCAGCAGAAGAAGATCCAGATGTCCACCATGAGGAATCAGGCACGGCTGAAAGTCCTGAGAGCCCGAGATGACCTCATCTCAGAGCTGCTGAATGATGCAAGGCTGAGACTCAGAAGGATTGTGGCAGACCCAGAAACCTACCAGCGGCTGCTGGATAAACTAGTGCTTCAGGGACTGCTCCGACTGCTAGAGCCTGTGGTAATTGTACGCTGCCGGCCACAGGACCTCCTCCTGGTGGAGGCTGCAGTCCAAAAAGCCATCCCTGAATACATGATGGTCTCCCAAAAATGTGTGGAAGTCCAAGTGGATCAAGAGGTGCACCTGGCTACCAATGCAGCTGGAGGAGTGGAGATCTACAGCGGCAATCAGAGAATAAAGGTTTCTAATACCCTAGAAAGCCGACTGGATCTCTTAGCTCAGCAAAAGATGCCTGAAATAAGAAAGGCTTTGTTTGGAGCCAATGCCAACAGAAAGTTTTTTGTATAA